One stretch of Microbacterium terrae DNA includes these proteins:
- a CDS encoding polysaccharide pyruvyl transferase family protein, producing MSSSLDDVIVCSFYTDDDYYRGWARTLEQNLDELGIGHVLREVHPEAGQDWADICRQKVAFLDQVCRENPDKRVYWTDVDCQILQFPEYLHTFTADVIGFQHGFAGPMEIGYKGHTRFWAPSFIGVNTTPIARKFVADAAKLERESSIKATDDYFFEESWRANADLMSFQIIPAGAVLGRGNGNVEAFFKFGSSGNVPEFRNKVVQHTAPGSKTAPGSAASNGHRTSGRIVAARTKVRMGTYKVLKGIDDGITKLAPDNAERLREWAKQQPLVHRVRPTTPPKAQSHRARLLAQATNAGQKGNIADLEDISTRLATSGVLTTDESATLAAAQAFAEYALSGDQGAERIPLMWWTRPSPGNFGDWVSPLVVTRTAGRGVSVVPTSGTERRRHLVSVGSIARFTNENSIVIGTGASAESAELHPDAHYHSLRGPLTAALLRDRGGRTVDSFGDPALLLRRLIPVDRPASNGRLLLVRHFTHANLPVTLPDDMDEESVYRSSPADHSAFLAKLNEYDGVVTSAMHVMIACHSYGIPVTLIGFRGFEDTVSGSGMKYRDYSEGAALERNWEPVPMALNLGKADLRSRLEREYVSDTKLDEVEAAVRAAVADWRNSGD from the coding sequence TTGTCTTCTTCGCTTGACGACGTCATCGTCTGTTCCTTCTACACCGATGACGACTACTACCGGGGGTGGGCTCGCACGCTGGAGCAGAATCTCGATGAGCTCGGCATCGGTCACGTGCTGCGCGAAGTCCACCCCGAAGCGGGACAGGACTGGGCCGACATCTGCCGCCAGAAGGTGGCGTTCCTCGACCAGGTGTGCCGTGAGAACCCGGACAAGCGCGTGTACTGGACCGATGTGGATTGCCAGATCCTCCAGTTCCCTGAGTATCTGCACACCTTCACCGCTGACGTGATCGGCTTCCAGCACGGGTTCGCGGGTCCGATGGAGATCGGCTACAAGGGTCATACCCGGTTCTGGGCGCCGAGTTTCATCGGCGTGAACACCACTCCGATCGCCCGCAAGTTCGTCGCGGACGCCGCCAAGCTCGAGCGGGAGTCGTCGATCAAGGCCACAGACGACTACTTCTTCGAGGAGTCGTGGCGGGCGAACGCCGATCTCATGAGCTTCCAGATCATTCCCGCCGGCGCAGTCCTCGGGCGGGGGAACGGCAACGTGGAAGCGTTCTTCAAGTTCGGCTCGAGCGGCAACGTCCCCGAGTTCCGGAACAAGGTGGTGCAGCACACGGCACCGGGGTCGAAGACGGCCCCCGGGAGCGCGGCGTCGAACGGCCACCGGACCTCTGGGCGTATCGTCGCCGCGCGCACCAAGGTTCGGATGGGAACCTACAAGGTCCTCAAGGGCATTGACGACGGAATCACCAAGCTTGCTCCCGACAACGCCGAACGGCTCCGGGAGTGGGCCAAGCAGCAGCCCCTCGTCCATCGGGTCCGCCCGACGACGCCCCCCAAGGCGCAGAGCCACCGCGCGCGGCTGCTCGCGCAGGCGACCAACGCGGGCCAGAAGGGGAACATCGCCGACCTCGAGGACATCTCCACGCGGCTGGCCACGTCCGGCGTGCTCACCACGGATGAGTCGGCAACGCTCGCCGCAGCGCAGGCATTCGCCGAGTACGCGCTCAGCGGCGACCAGGGCGCCGAGCGTATCCCGCTCATGTGGTGGACACGGCCCTCCCCCGGAAACTTCGGAGACTGGGTTAGCCCTCTCGTGGTGACACGCACAGCCGGTCGCGGGGTGTCGGTCGTCCCCACGTCGGGCACCGAGCGCAGACGACACCTCGTGTCCGTCGGGTCGATCGCACGTTTCACCAACGAGAACTCCATCGTGATCGGGACCGGTGCCTCGGCGGAATCCGCTGAGCTCCACCCCGATGCGCACTACCACTCCCTGCGGGGCCCGCTCACCGCGGCGCTTCTGCGCGATCGTGGCGGGCGCACGGTGGACAGCTTCGGCGATCCGGCGTTGCTGCTGCGCCGGCTCATCCCCGTGGACCGCCCTGCGTCGAACGGGCGGCTTCTGCTCGTCCGCCACTTCACCCACGCCAATCTTCCGGTGACACTGCCCGACGACATGGATGAGGAGAGTGTGTACCGTTCGAGCCCGGCGGACCACTCGGCGTTCCTGGCGAAGCTGAACGAGTATGACGGTGTGGTGACCAGCGCAATGCACGTCATGATCGCCTGCCACAGCTACGGGATTCCGGTGACGCTCATCGGCTTCCGAGGGTTCGAGGACACCGTCTCCGGTTCGGGCATGAAGTATCGGGACTACTCCGAAGGTGCCGCCCTCGAGCGGAACTGGGAGCCCGTGCCGATGGCCCTCAACCTCGGGAAGGCCGACCTTCGGTCGCGACTCGAGCGCGAGTACGTATCGGACACGAAGCTCGACGAAGTCGAGGCGGCGGTGCGCGCTGCCGTAGCCGACTGGCGGAACAGCGGCGACTGA
- a CDS encoding acyltransferase family protein yields MTQVSEKSSAEPGNVAGSMPVAPQVHRTRADIQGLRAIAVSAVVVYHFWPELLPGGFTGVDVFFVVSGFLITGQILRDVDRFGAGAFAARFWAARVRRILPAALLVLVAVLTASWFLVPASQWAEIGRNVVASALSIENWVLAADAVDYGAEGAAPSPVQHYWSLSVEEQFYVIWPLLLLLGTVIARRFGRGRLGKRAVIGVIMGVTLATGLWYSLFITAANPGAAYFITPARIWQLAAGGLVALIAIRGVRIAPWIGVAMIGAGFAFIDIGMPYPGYAALLPTIGTCLILIGGNTGPLSFDRIASPRPVQHLGDISYSVYLWHWPLLILVPLALDRELTLFDTLLLLAATLIISELTYRIVEQPFRRGRLLRTPARAWSLGAAAIAVITAGAVAFGVAGDARVEAATVEFEQHTSEAGSCLGAAALDNDCDDPFGAVDESAALAGHTDLPIASRKPRCSDSTGPFTHVTCEYGDPNGDRTLLLWGNSHASAWSDAADEAGKILGMKVIVASRSSCAANLDPPSESDLRRATEEELVGCAQRNAWVLAELVPQADIVLMADLRAGWADGARSIGGFVDAVDAVDDTGAQVIWIGDVPLTDGVKSRIDGPECLQANGQCSNPVNRALMASDVTDDVAERVPGLPVIDPSSRFCDDDRCYSGVGGVSVYFDGVHLSGTYSRSLGPWLAREIETCTAPTGCMDPEVSGQGAGAAG; encoded by the coding sequence GTGACGCAGGTTTCCGAGAAGAGTTCGGCAGAACCGGGGAATGTGGCGGGGTCGATGCCCGTCGCGCCGCAGGTTCACCGCACCCGGGCCGATATCCAGGGGCTCCGTGCGATCGCCGTCTCCGCCGTCGTCGTGTATCACTTCTGGCCGGAGCTCCTCCCGGGTGGGTTCACGGGTGTGGACGTGTTCTTCGTCGTCTCCGGCTTCCTCATCACCGGCCAGATCCTCCGAGATGTCGACCGCTTCGGCGCCGGCGCGTTCGCGGCTCGGTTCTGGGCAGCGCGAGTGCGCCGCATCCTCCCGGCGGCGCTGCTGGTGCTCGTCGCCGTCCTCACAGCCTCGTGGTTCCTGGTTCCGGCGTCGCAGTGGGCGGAGATCGGTCGCAACGTGGTCGCTTCAGCACTGTCGATCGAGAACTGGGTGCTCGCCGCCGATGCTGTGGATTATGGGGCGGAGGGCGCGGCACCGAGTCCTGTTCAGCATTACTGGTCGCTCTCGGTCGAAGAGCAGTTCTATGTCATCTGGCCGCTCCTTCTGCTGCTGGGCACCGTCATCGCGAGGCGCTTCGGCCGCGGCCGTCTCGGCAAGCGGGCTGTGATCGGCGTGATCATGGGCGTCACCCTCGCCACCGGCCTGTGGTATTCGCTCTTCATCACGGCAGCCAACCCCGGCGCGGCGTACTTCATCACGCCGGCGAGGATCTGGCAACTCGCCGCGGGCGGTCTTGTCGCCCTGATCGCCATCCGCGGCGTTCGCATCGCGCCATGGATCGGCGTGGCGATGATCGGCGCGGGGTTCGCCTTCATCGACATCGGGATGCCCTACCCCGGCTACGCCGCCCTGCTTCCGACCATCGGCACCTGCCTGATCCTGATCGGCGGAAACACGGGTCCTCTGTCATTCGACAGGATCGCGAGCCCACGGCCCGTCCAGCATCTCGGCGACATCTCGTACTCCGTGTATCTGTGGCATTGGCCGCTCCTGATCCTCGTTCCGCTCGCGCTCGATCGAGAGCTCACGCTCTTCGACACATTGCTCCTGCTCGCGGCGACGCTGATCATCTCCGAACTGACGTACCGGATCGTCGAACAGCCGTTCCGGCGCGGTCGATTGCTCCGCACCCCCGCTCGTGCGTGGTCGCTCGGCGCCGCGGCGATCGCGGTGATCACCGCCGGTGCGGTCGCATTCGGCGTCGCCGGCGACGCACGCGTCGAGGCTGCAACCGTGGAATTCGAGCAGCACACGTCAGAGGCGGGCAGCTGCCTGGGCGCCGCCGCACTCGACAACGACTGCGACGATCCGTTCGGCGCGGTCGACGAGAGCGCAGCACTCGCTGGGCACACGGACCTGCCGATCGCATCGCGCAAGCCGCGCTGCTCCGACTCCACCGGTCCGTTCACGCACGTCACCTGCGAGTACGGTGATCCGAACGGTGATCGCACGCTCCTCCTGTGGGGTAACTCGCACGCTTCCGCGTGGAGCGACGCAGCGGATGAGGCGGGCAAGATCCTCGGGATGAAGGTGATCGTCGCGTCGCGATCGAGCTGTGCGGCGAACCTGGATCCGCCCTCGGAGAGCGACCTCCGCAGAGCGACGGAGGAGGAGCTCGTCGGTTGCGCCCAACGGAACGCCTGGGTGCTCGCAGAGCTCGTTCCGCAGGCCGATATCGTGCTCATGGCGGACCTCCGCGCAGGCTGGGCCGATGGAGCCCGGAGCATCGGCGGATTCGTCGATGCGGTCGATGCTGTGGATGACACGGGTGCCCAGGTCATCTGGATCGGCGACGTTCCGCTGACGGACGGAGTCAAGTCCCGCATCGACGGCCCGGAGTGCCTCCAGGCGAATGGCCAGTGTTCCAACCCCGTGAATCGGGCGCTGATGGCCTCCGACGTCACCGATGACGTGGCCGAGCGGGTCCCCGGACTGCCCGTCATCGATCCCAGCAGCCGCTTCTGCGACGACGACCGGTGCTATTCGGGCGTCGGCGGAGTGTCGGTGTACTTCGACGGGGTGCACCTCAGCGGAACCTACTCGCGCAGTCTCGGCCCCTGGCTCGCCCGTGAGATCGAAACCTGCACTGCACCGACGGGTTGCATGGACCCTGAGGTCAGCGGACAGGGCGCGGGCGCCGCGGGTTAG